Proteins from a single region of Fusobacterium gonidiaformans ATCC 25563:
- a CDS encoding tetratricopeptide repeat protein: MLNTDLLKVKFLSKYTEQELEDYEANLRMKLLGKVNIISSMAKLASLCFFKKDYDTAIYFFEKLMTLDATNGNWPGFLAYVYYEQEKYKKAIPYFEKSVDLSPNSPFIYFLLGNSYSRLGKIKEATWCYELAIFLDFDIYGAHVDFAKKYEKMGQKEKALEEYILAYEIDPRDKKIKKKIDALSQ; this comes from the coding sequence ATGTTAAATACAGACCTATTGAAAGTAAAGTTTTTAAGTAAATATACAGAGCAAGAACTAGAAGATTATGAAGCAAACTTACGAATGAAGCTTCTAGGAAAAGTTAATATAATTTCCTCGATGGCAAAATTAGCATCTTTATGTTTCTTTAAAAAAGATTATGATACAGCTATTTATTTTTTTGAGAAATTGATGACCTTAGATGCTACAAACGGAAATTGGCCTGGCTTTTTAGCTTATGTATATTATGAACAAGAAAAATATAAGAAAGCGATTCCATATTTTGAGAAATCAGTTGATTTGAGTCCAAATTCTCCATTTATTTACTTCTTATTAGGAAATAGCTATTCTCGATTGGGAAAAATAAAAGAAGCAACTTGGTGTTATGAGCTAGCAATCTTTTTAGATTTTGATATTTATGGAGCACATGTGGACTTTGCAAAAAAATATGAGAAAATGGGACAAAAAGAAAAAGCCTTGGAAGAGTACATTCTTGCTTATGAGATAGATCCCCGAGATAAGAAGATAAAGAAAAAAATAGATGCCTTGTCACAATGA
- a CDS encoding J domain-containing protein — translation MSDGLLVVILIIAILAFSGRIQGLSGLLIFGLILFFLGWFTIKFFWIILAIIGINYITRSMKPKTQRRTRYTYRTYSQQDFEDFFRRASGGQYKGQYQGNYSGNHYGNSYGSYVEDLSKYYAILGVVEGASKEDIKKAYLKKVKEHHPDRFATASETEKKFHEEQLKAINEAYDKIEKSYTV, via the coding sequence ATGAGTGATGGATTATTAGTTGTAATTTTGATCATTGCAATTTTAGCATTTTCCGGAAGAATACAAGGACTTTCCGGATTGCTAATTTTTGGTTTGATTTTATTTTTTTTAGGTTGGTTTACAATAAAGTTTTTTTGGATTATCTTGGCAATTATTGGTATTAACTATATTACAAGAAGCATGAAACCTAAAACACAAAGAAGAACGCGGTATACTTATAGGACATATAGTCAACAAGATTTTGAAGATTTTTTCCGTAGAGCAAGTGGTGGACAATATAAAGGACAGTATCAAGGAAATTATTCAGGAAATCATTATGGAAATTCTTATGGTAGTTATGTAGAAGATTTATCAAAATACTACGCTATATTAGGAGTTGTTGAAGGGGCTAGTAAAGAGGATATTAAAAAGGCATATTTAAAAAAAGTAAAGGAACATCATCCGGACCGTTTTGCAACTGCTTCTGAGACTGAGAAGAAATTTCATGAGGAGCAATTAAAAGCAATCAACGAAGCCTATGATAAAATTGAAAAAAGCTATACAGTATGA
- the glmU gene encoding bifunctional UDP-N-acetylglucosamine diphosphorylase/glucosamine-1-phosphate N-acetyltransferase GlmU produces the protein MSLKTLILAAGKGTRMKSDLPKVLHKVNGKPMLHKILDVVNFLQPEENILILGYKREEILATLDTCSYVVQEEQLGTGHAILQAKEKLKDYHGDIMVLYGDTPLLREETLQQLYQYHKEQKATTTVLTAVYENPFGYGRILKKERKVLGIVEEKEATEEQKKIQEVNAGVYCFDSQELWKALSKINNKNEKGEYYLTDVLSIQAMEGKTVLSYELKDSQEILGVNSKVELAEANQVLRQRKNKQLMEDGVILLDPSITYVEEDVKIGQDTVLAPTVILQGKTIIGKKCEILGNTRIIDSQLGDNIVVESSVIEESILEDGVTMGPFAHLRPKAHLKKKVHIGNFVEVKKSVLEEGVKAGHLTYLGDAHVGERTNIGAGTITCNYDGVNKFPTNIGKDVFIGSDSMLVAPVNIGENALIGAGSVITKDVPENALAVERNKQIIKNEWRKKNGR, from the coding sequence ATGAGTTTAAAAACTTTAATTTTGGCTGCTGGAAAAGGGACAAGAATGAAGTCGGATCTTCCTAAGGTTTTACATAAGGTGAATGGGAAGCCGATGTTACATAAAATTTTAGATGTTGTAAATTTTTTGCAACCAGAAGAAAATATCTTGATTTTAGGGTATAAAAGAGAAGAAATTTTAGCCACTTTAGATACCTGTAGTTATGTTGTTCAAGAAGAGCAATTAGGAACAGGACATGCTATTTTGCAAGCAAAAGAAAAGTTAAAAGATTATCATGGAGATATTATGGTTCTTTATGGAGATACTCCTTTATTGAGAGAAGAAACTTTACAACAATTATATCAATATCATAAGGAACAAAAAGCAACAACAACTGTATTAACAGCAGTTTATGAAAATCCCTTTGGTTATGGAAGAATTTTGAAAAAAGAGCGAAAAGTTTTAGGAATTGTAGAGGAAAAAGAAGCGACAGAGGAACAAAAGAAAATTCAGGAAGTCAATGCTGGGGTCTATTGTTTTGATTCTCAAGAATTATGGAAAGCTCTTTCCAAAATCAATAATAAGAATGAAAAGGGAGAATATTACTTAACGGATGTTTTGTCGATCCAAGCCATGGAAGGAAAGACGGTATTGTCGTATGAATTGAAGGACTCACAAGAAATTTTAGGGGTGAATTCCAAAGTAGAATTAGCAGAGGCAAATCAAGTATTACGACAAAGAAAAAATAAACAATTGATGGAAGATGGAGTTATCTTGTTAGATCCTTCTATTACCTATGTAGAAGAAGATGTGAAGATAGGGCAAGATACTGTTTTGGCACCTACTGTAATATTACAAGGGAAAACAATTATTGGGAAAAAATGTGAAATCTTAGGAAATACTAGAATTATAGATAGTCAATTAGGAGATAATATTGTTGTAGAAAGCTCTGTGATAGAAGAAAGTATTTTAGAAGATGGAGTGACTATGGGACCTTTTGCTCATCTTCGTCCAAAAGCACATTTAAAGAAGAAAGTCCATATTGGAAACTTTGTAGAAGTGAAAAAATCAGTTTTAGAAGAAGGAGTAAAGGCTGGACATTTAACATATTTAGGGGACGCTCATGTTGGGGAGAGAACCAATATTGGAGCAGGAACGATTACCTGTAATTATGACGGTGTGAATAAATTTCCTACAAATATCGGGAAAGATGTATTTATCGGAAGTGATAGTATGTTGGTAGCTCCAGTAAATATTGGGGAAAATGCGTTGATTGGAGCAGGCTCTGTTATTACAAAGGATGTTCCGGAAAATGCTTTGGCAGTGGAAAGAAATAAACAAATTATAAAAAATGAATGGAGGAAGAAGAATGGTAGATAG
- a CDS encoding ribose-phosphate diphosphokinase, with translation MVDSVKIFAGTSNKELAQKIAEKYGMELGKAEVVRFKDGEVFVKIDETVRGRDVFVVQPTSEPVNENLMELLIFVDALKRASAKSINVIVPYYGYARQDRKSSPREPITSKLVANLLTKAGVTRLLTMDLHADQIQGFFDIPVDHLQALPLMAKYFKSKGFYGDKVVVVSPDIGGVKRARKLAEKLDCKIAIIDKRRPKPNMSEVMNLIGEVEGKIAIFIDDMIDTAGTITNGATAIMERGAKEAYACCTHAVFSDPAIERLTASSLTEIIVTDSIRLPERKKIDKVKILSVDELFAEAIKRVVHNQSVSELFEVK, from the coding sequence ATGGTAGATAGCGTTAAAATTTTCGCTGGAACATCAAACAAGGAGTTAGCTCAAAAAATTGCTGAAAAGTATGGAATGGAACTAGGGAAAGCTGAAGTAGTTCGTTTCAAAGATGGAGAGGTCTTTGTAAAAATTGATGAAACCGTTCGAGGACGAGATGTCTTTGTAGTACAACCAACATCAGAACCTGTGAATGAAAACTTAATGGAATTATTGATTTTCGTAGATGCCTTAAAGAGAGCTTCTGCTAAAAGTATCAATGTTATTGTTCCTTATTACGGATATGCAAGACAGGATAGAAAATCAAGCCCAAGAGAACCAATCACATCAAAATTAGTGGCAAATTTATTGACAAAAGCGGGGGTAACAAGATTATTGACTATGGATTTGCATGCAGATCAAATTCAAGGATTCTTTGATATTCCGGTAGATCACTTACAAGCATTGCCTCTAATGGCAAAATATTTTAAATCAAAAGGATTCTATGGAGACAAAGTTGTAGTGGTTTCTCCTGATATCGGAGGAGTAAAAAGAGCTAGAAAATTAGCAGAAAAGTTAGATTGTAAAATTGCAATTATTGATAAAAGAAGACCAAAACCAAATATGTCAGAAGTAATGAATTTGATAGGAGAAGTAGAAGGGAAAATTGCAATTTTTATCGATGATATGATAGATACTGCAGGAACAATTACGAATGGAGCAACTGCAATTATGGAAAGAGGAGCAAAAGAAGCTTATGCTTGTTGTACTCACGCTGTATTTTCAGATCCTGCGATTGAAAGATTGACTGCATCTTCTTTGACAGAAATTATTGTAACAGACTCTATTCGTCTTCCTGAAAGAAAGAAAATTGATAAGGTGAAAATTTTATCTGTGGATGAATTATTTGCAGAAGCAATCAAAAGAGTTGTACATAACCAATCTGTATCTGAATTATTCGAAGTGAAATAG
- a CDS encoding L-threonylcarbamoyladenylate synthase produces MEVKYQEIGEQIKKGALIIYPTDTVYGIGASIQSEEALIHLYQAKSRNFSSPLIALVDSVERISEIAYVERKKELLEKLSQKFWPGGLTIILPAKDCVPKIMISGGNTVGVRIPNHEMALSIIRAAGGILPTTSANISGEATPSSYQELSEAIKRNADIVIDGGVCPVGEASTILDFTKDSIQILRLGAITKEEIEAVIGKI; encoded by the coding sequence ATGGAAGTAAAATATCAAGAAATTGGGGAACAAATAAAAAAAGGAGCTCTTATTATTTATCCGACAGATACGGTGTATGGAATAGGAGCAAGTATACAATCCGAAGAAGCTTTGATTCATCTTTATCAAGCAAAATCTAGAAATTTTTCTTCACCTTTGATTGCTTTAGTAGATTCTGTCGAAAGAATTTCAGAAATTGCTTATGTGGAAAGGAAGAAGGAGCTTCTTGAAAAATTAAGTCAAAAATTTTGGCCGGGAGGTTTGACCATTATTTTACCTGCCAAAGATTGTGTACCTAAGATTATGATTTCAGGAGGAAATACGGTAGGAGTTCGTATCCCAAACCATGAAATGGCACTTAGTATTATTCGAGCAGCAGGCGGAATTTTACCAACAACGAGTGCTAATATTTCAGGAGAGGCAACCCCAAGTAGTTACCAAGAATTGTCAGAAGCAATAAAGCGAAATGCAGATATTGTCATTGATGGAGGCGTTTGTCCGGTAGGAGAAGCATCCACGATCCTTGATTTTACAAAAGATTCCATTCAAATACTACGACTAGGTGCAATTACAAAAGAAGAAATAGAAGCCGTAATAGGAAAAATATAG
- the trpS gene encoding tryptophan--tRNA ligase produces MKRSLSGIQPSGILHLGNYFGAIDQFVTMQDDYEGFYFVADYHSLTSLTKPENLRENTKNIILDYLSLGLNPEKSTLFLQSDVPEHVELYWLLCNVAPVGLLERAHSYKDKLAKGFTPNMGLFNYPALMAADILIYDADVVPVGKDQKQHLEMTRDIAAKFNQQYEVDFFKLPDPLIMDKVAVVPGTDGQKMSKSYGNTIQMFAPKKQLKQQVMSIVTDSTPLEEPKNPDNNIAKLYALFANIEKQNEMKEKFLAGNYGYGHAKTELLNAILEYFGNAREKREELAQNPKYVEEILQEGARKARAIASKKVQEAKEIVGLLGNIYR; encoded by the coding sequence ATGAAACGAAGTTTATCTGGTATCCAACCAAGTGGAATTTTACACCTTGGAAATTATTTTGGTGCCATTGATCAATTTGTAACTATGCAAGATGACTACGAAGGATTTTATTTCGTGGCTGATTATCATTCTTTAACTTCTTTAACAAAACCGGAAAATTTACGAGAAAATACAAAAAATATTATCCTAGATTATTTATCCTTAGGATTAAATCCTGAAAAATCTACTCTTTTCTTACAATCTGATGTTCCTGAACATGTAGAACTTTATTGGCTACTTTGCAACGTGGCTCCTGTTGGATTGTTAGAAAGAGCACATTCTTATAAAGATAAACTAGCAAAAGGCTTTACTCCAAATATGGGTCTATTTAACTATCCTGCTTTAATGGCAGCAGATATTTTAATTTATGATGCAGATGTTGTTCCTGTTGGAAAAGACCAAAAACAACACTTAGAAATGACTAGAGATATTGCTGCAAAATTCAATCAGCAATATGAGGTAGACTTCTTTAAACTACCAGATCCACTTATCATGGACAAGGTTGCTGTCGTTCCTGGAACCGATGGTCAAAAAATGAGTAAATCATATGGAAATACCATTCAAATGTTTGCTCCTAAAAAACAACTAAAACAACAAGTTATGAGTATTGTTACAGACTCTACTCCTCTAGAAGAACCTAAAAATCCGGATAATAATATTGCGAAACTATACGCACTCTTTGCCAATATTGAAAAACAAAACGAGATGAAAGAAAAATTTTTAGCAGGAAATTATGGCTATGGTCATGCTAAAACAGAATTATTAAATGCCATCTTAGAATATTTTGGAAATGCCAGAGAAAAAAGAGAAGAATTAGCTCAAAATCCAAAATATGTAGAAGAGATTTTACAAGAAGGAGCTAGAAAAGCAAGAGCAATTGCAAGCAAAAAAGTGCAAGAAGCGAAAGAAATTGTAGGTTTATTGGGAAATATTTATCGATAG
- a CDS encoding ROK family protein: MKYYAGVDLGGTNTKIGICDAEGKIVSSSSIKTDSIRGVDDTLFRIWTEIQRQVLEQKIEKENLQGIGIGIPGPVKNQSVVGFFANFPWEKNINLQEKMEKISGVTTKLDNDVNVIAQGEAIFGAARGHRSSITVALGTGIGGGIFIDGKLISGMTGAGGEVGHMKLVPDGKLCGCGQKGCFEAYASATGMIREALSRLYVNKQNALYDKFQGNYEKLEAKDIFEAAAAGDIFSQEIVDYEAEYLAMGIGNLLNIINPEVIVLGGGIALAKEQILVPIQTKISKYALEITLENLEIKTGVLGNEAGILGAAALFIVS, from the coding sequence ATGAAGTATTATGCCGGTGTAGATCTAGGTGGAACCAATACCAAAATAGGAATTTGTGATGCAGAAGGAAAGATTGTTTCTTCTTCCTCTATTAAGACGGATTCTATAAGAGGAGTAGATGATACTTTATTTCGAATTTGGACAGAAATTCAAAGACAAGTGCTAGAACAAAAAATAGAAAAAGAAAATTTACAAGGAATTGGGATTGGAATTCCCGGTCCGGTGAAAAATCAAAGTGTTGTAGGATTTTTTGCAAATTTTCCTTGGGAGAAGAATATCAACTTACAAGAAAAAATGGAAAAAATTTCTGGAGTAACAACAAAGTTGGATAATGATGTTAATGTTATTGCACAGGGAGAGGCTATTTTTGGAGCGGCACGAGGACATAGAAGTTCTATTACGGTAGCATTGGGAACCGGAATTGGTGGAGGAATTTTTATTGATGGAAAGTTGATTTCCGGAATGACCGGTGCCGGAGGAGAAGTTGGACATATGAAATTAGTTCCTGATGGGAAGCTATGTGGTTGTGGGCAAAAGGGATGTTTTGAGGCTTATGCTTCTGCAACAGGTATGATTCGGGAAGCATTGTCCAGATTATATGTCAATAAACAAAATGCTTTATATGATAAATTTCAAGGAAATTATGAAAAATTAGAAGCCAAGGATATTTTTGAAGCAGCAGCAGCAGGAGATATCTTTTCTCAAGAAATTGTAGATTATGAAGCAGAATATTTAGCCATGGGGATTGGAAATTTATTGAATATTATTAACCCGGAAGTGATTGTTTTGGGAGGAGGGATTGCTCTTGCGAAAGAACAAATCTTAGTCCCAATTCAAACGAAAATTTCAAAATATGCCTTAGAGATTACTTTAGAAAACTTAGAAATTAAAACAGGTGTACTGGGAAATGAAGCAGGAATCTTAGGGGCAGCAGCACTTTTTATCGTCTCTTAG
- the mglB gene encoding galactose/glucose ABC transporter substrate-binding protein MglB → MKKTGIVLGALLLAAGLVGCGEKKEAAAPAENAVRMGLTAYKFDDNFIALFRQAFQTEADAVGDQVALQMVDSQNDAAKQNEQLDVLLEKGIDTLAINLVDPAGVDVVLEKIKAKELPVVFYNRKPSDEALASYDKAYYVGIDPNAQGIAQGKLVEKAWKENPALDLNGDGVIQFAMLKGEPGHPDAEARTIYSIKTLNDDGIKTEELHLDTAMWDTAQAKDKMDAWLSGPNADKIEVIICNNDGMALGAIESMKAFGKSLPVFGVDALPEAITLIEKGEMAGTVLNDAKGQAKATFQVAMNLGQGKEATEGTDIQMENKIVLVPSIGIDKENVAEYK, encoded by the coding sequence ATGAAAAAAACAGGAATCGTATTAGGTGCTTTATTATTAGCAGCAGGACTAGTAGGATGTGGAGAAAAGAAAGAAGCAGCAGCTCCTGCAGAAAATGCAGTAAGAATGGGGTTAACTGCTTATAAATTTGATGATAACTTCATTGCATTATTTAGACAAGCTTTCCAAACGGAAGCAGATGCAGTGGGAGATCAAGTAGCGTTACAAATGGTTGACTCTCAAAATGATGCTGCAAAACAAAATGAACAATTAGATGTATTATTAGAAAAAGGAATTGATACTTTAGCAATTAACTTAGTAGATCCAGCTGGAGTAGATGTTGTATTAGAAAAAATCAAAGCGAAAGAATTACCGGTTGTATTTTACAATAGAAAACCATCAGATGAAGCATTGGCTTCTTATGATAAAGCTTACTATGTAGGAATTGATCCTAATGCACAAGGAATTGCACAAGGTAAATTAGTAGAAAAAGCATGGAAAGAAAATCCTGCATTAGACTTAAATGGAGATGGAGTAATTCAATTCGCTATGTTAAAAGGAGAACCTGGACATCCAGATGCAGAAGCAAGAACAATTTACTCTATTAAAACTTTAAATGACGATGGAATCAAAACAGAAGAATTACACTTAGATACTGCTATGTGGGATACTGCTCAAGCAAAAGATAAAATGGATGCTTGGTTATCAGGACCAAATGCAGATAAGATTGAAGTTATTATCTGTAATAACGATGGAATGGCTTTAGGAGCTATTGAATCTATGAAAGCATTTGGAAAATCATTACCAGTATTCGGAGTAGATGCTTTACCAGAAGCAATTACTTTAATTGAAAAAGGAGAAATGGCAGGAACTGTTTTAAATGATGCAAAAGGTCAAGCGAAAGCAACTTTCCAAGTAGCTATGAACTTAGGACAAGGAAAAGAAGCAACAGAAGGAACAGATATCCAAATGGAAAACAAAATTGTATTAGTACCTAGTATCGGAATCGATAAAGAAAACGTAGCAGAATACAAATAA
- the mglA gene encoding galactose/methyl galactoside ABC transporter ATP-binding protein MglA, which yields MENLKYVLEMEGITKSFPGVKALDNVQLKVRPHSVHALMGENGAGKSTLMKCLFGIYEKDAGKILLDGIETSFHSTKEALENGVSMVHQELNQVLQRNVLDNIWLGRYPKKGLFIDEKKMYEDTIRIFKDLDINIDPRKKVSELQVAERQMIEIAKAVSYNSKVLVMDEPTSSLTEKEVAHLFRIINKLRDSGVGIVYISHKMEEIKAISDDITILRDGTWVGTDSVKELDTDKIISMMVGRDLTDRFPPKDNEVKEKILEVKNLTGFYQPTIQDISFDLHKGEILGIAGLVGAKRTEIVETMFGMRKLESGQIFLHGKEVKNTDPKSAIKNGFALVTEERRSTGIFSMLDITTNSTLSNLDKYKNKFGLLENKQMKDATKWVIDSMRVKTPSQSTPIGSLSGGNQQKVIIGRWLLTEPEVLMLDEPTRGIDVLAKYEIYQLMIDLAKKEKGIIMISSEMPELLGVTDRILVMSNGRIAGIVKTSETNQEEIMALSAKYL from the coding sequence ATGGAAAATTTAAAATATGTACTAGAGATGGAAGGAATTACAAAGTCATTTCCAGGGGTAAAAGCCTTGGATAATGTACAACTAAAAGTGCGACCTCACTCTGTTCATGCCCTAATGGGAGAAAATGGAGCAGGGAAATCTACCTTGATGAAGTGTTTGTTTGGAATTTATGAAAAAGATGCCGGAAAAATTTTATTAGATGGGATAGAAACTAGCTTTCATAGTACAAAAGAAGCTTTGGAAAATGGAGTTTCTATGGTACACCAAGAATTGAATCAAGTATTGCAAAGAAATGTATTGGATAATATTTGGCTTGGAAGATATCCCAAAAAGGGATTATTTATAGATGAAAAAAAGATGTACGAAGATACGATTCGAATTTTTAAAGATTTAGATATCAATATTGATCCAAGAAAAAAAGTATCGGAACTACAAGTAGCAGAAAGACAAATGATAGAAATTGCTAAGGCAGTTTCCTATAATTCAAAAGTATTAGTCATGGATGAACCAACTTCTTCTTTGACAGAAAAAGAAGTGGCTCATTTGTTTCGAATTATCAATAAATTAAGAGACAGTGGAGTTGGAATTGTCTATATTTCTCATAAAATGGAAGAAATTAAAGCGATTTCTGATGATATTACTATTTTAAGAGATGGAACTTGGGTAGGAACAGACTCTGTAAAAGAATTAGATACTGATAAAATTATCAGTATGATGGTAGGAAGAGATTTAACGGATCGTTTCCCACCAAAAGATAATGAAGTAAAAGAGAAAATCTTAGAAGTAAAAAATTTAACAGGATTTTATCAACCGACTATTCAAGATATCAGTTTCGATCTACATAAGGGAGAAATTCTAGGGATTGCCGGTCTTGTAGGAGCAAAAAGAACAGAGATTGTAGAAACAATGTTTGGAATGAGAAAGTTGGAAAGTGGACAAATTTTCTTACACGGAAAAGAAGTGAAGAATACAGATCCGAAAAGTGCTATCAAAAACGGTTTTGCTTTGGTAACAGAAGAGAGAAGAAGTACAGGAATCTTCAGTATGTTAGATATTACTACAAATTCCACACTTTCGAATTTGGATAAGTATAAGAATAAATTCGGTTTATTGGAAAATAAACAAATGAAAGATGCAACAAAATGGGTTATTGATAGTATGAGAGTAAAAACTCCTTCGCAATCAACACCAATCGGTTCTTTATCCGGAGGGAACCAACAAAAAGTAATTATTGGACGTTGGTTATTGACAGAACCGGAAGTATTGATGCTAGATGAGCCAACTCGGGGAATTGATGTTTTGGCAAAATATGAAATTTATCAGTTGATGATAGATCTTGCAAAAAAAGAGAAAGGAATTATTATGATTTCGTCTGAAATGCCTGAACTTTTAGGTGTTACGGATAGAATTTTAGTTATGAGTAATGGAAGAATTGCTGGAATTGTAAAAACATCAGAAACAAACCAAGAAGAAATTATGGCATTGTCAGCAAAATATTTATAG
- the mglC gene encoding galactose/methyl galactoside ABC transporter permease MglC, with the protein MNIRNKEGKINYKELFIQSGLYLVLFCMLLVIIWKEPSFLSIRNFKNILTQSSVRAIIALGVAGLILTQGTDLSAGRQVGLAAVISATMLQAVTNVNRVFGLDRELPIIYAIIVVCLVGLVIGVVNGLIVAKLNVHPFIATLGSMTVVYGINSLYYDIVGASPISGFSSKYSSFAQGAVDLGGFSIPYLIIYATIATIIMWTLWNKTKFGKNIFAVGGNPEAAKVSGVNVVLTLVGIYALSGVFYAFGGFLEAGRIGSATNNLGFMYEMDAIAGCVIGGVSFYGGVGRISGVITGVIILTVINYGLTYVGVSPYWQYIIKGIIIVAAVAFDSIKYAKKK; encoded by the coding sequence ATGAATATTCGTAATAAAGAAGGAAAAATTAATTATAAAGAATTATTTATTCAAAGTGGACTGTATTTAGTATTATTTTGCATGTTGTTGGTAATTATTTGGAAGGAACCAAGCTTTTTAAGTATTCGGAACTTTAAAAATATTTTAACACAATCGTCTGTAAGAGCTATTATTGCTTTGGGAGTTGCAGGTTTGATTTTAACTCAAGGAACAGACTTATCTGCCGGGCGTCAAGTAGGATTAGCAGCGGTAATTTCTGCTACGATGTTACAAGCAGTTACGAATGTAAATCGTGTGTTTGGGTTGGATCGTGAATTACCAATTATCTATGCTATTATTGTAGTGTGTTTGGTAGGATTGGTTATTGGAGTTGTGAATGGATTGATAGTAGCAAAATTGAATGTTCACCCTTTTATTGCTACTTTGGGAAGTATGACTGTGGTTTATGGGATCAACTCTTTGTATTATGATATTGTAGGAGCTTCTCCTATTTCAGGATTTTCTTCTAAGTATAGTTCTTTTGCTCAAGGAGCGGTTGACTTAGGAGGATTTAGTATTCCTTATTTGATTATTTATGCTACCATTGCAACGATTATCATGTGGACTTTATGGAATAAAACAAAGTTTGGAAAAAATATTTTTGCGGTTGGTGGGAATCCGGAAGCAGCAAAGGTATCAGGAGTCAATGTTGTGTTAACTTTAGTTGGAATTTATGCTCTATCTGGAGTATTCTATGCTTTTGGTGGATTCTTGGAAGCTGGAAGAATTGGATCTGCAACGAATAACTTAGGTTTCATGTATGAAATGGATGCCATCGCAGGTTGTGTTATTGGAGGAGTTTCTTTCTATGGAGGAGTAGGAAGAATTTCAGGAGTTATCACAGGAGTTATTATTTTAACGGTAATTAACTATGGATTGACTTATGTTGGGGTAAGTCCTTATTGGCAATATATTATCAAAGGAATTATTATTGTTGCTGCTGTTGCTTTTGATTCTATTAAATATGCAAAGAAAAAATAA
- a CDS encoding rubredoxin, whose amino-acid sequence MKLYVCEVCGYVYDSTLGDVDHGIPAGTKFEDLPDDWVCPPCGVSKDHFREMEVNK is encoded by the coding sequence ATGAAATTGTATGTGTGTGAAGTATGTGGATATGTATATGATTCTACTCTTGGAGATGTAGATCATGGAATTCCAGCTGGAACAAAATTTGAAGACTTACCTGATGATTGGGTTTGTCCACCATGTGGAGTGTCAAAAGATCATTTCCGAGAAATGGAAGTAAATAAATAG
- the ahpC gene encoding alkyl hydroperoxide reductase subunit C, with protein sequence MSLIGKKVSEFKVQAYHNGEFKEVSNKDFEGKWAAFVFYPADFTFVCPTELADLADHYAEFQKEGCEVYSVSCDTHFVHKAWHDTSDSIKKIQYPMLADPTGKLARDFEVMIEEEGLALRGSFIVNPQGEIKAYEVHDNGIGREASELLRKLRAAKFVAEHGEVCPAKWQPGSETIKPSIDLVGKL encoded by the coding sequence ATGTCATTAATCGGAAAAAAAGTATCAGAATTTAAAGTACAAGCTTATCATAATGGAGAATTTAAAGAAGTATCAAACAAAGACTTTGAAGGAAAATGGGCAGCATTTGTTTTCTATCCAGCAGATTTTACTTTCGTATGTCCAACTGAATTAGCAGATTTAGCAGATCATTATGCAGAATTCCAAAAAGAAGGATGTGAAGTATATTCAGTTTCTTGCGATACTCACTTTGTTCATAAAGCATGGCATGATACATCTGACAGTATCAAAAAAATTCAATATCCTATGTTAGCAGATCCTACTGGAAAATTAGCAAGAGATTTTGAAGTTATGATTGAAGAAGAAGGATTAGCATTGAGAGGAAGCTTTATTGTAAATCCTCAAGGAGAAATCAAAGCTTACGAAGTTCATGATAATGGAATTGGAAGAGAAGCTTCTGAATTATTAAGAAAATTAAGAGCAGCTAAATTCGTAGCAGAACATGGAGAAGTTTGTCCGGCAAAATGGCAACCTGGAAGCGAAACAATTAAACCTTCTATCGATTTAGTAGGAAAACTTTAA